The genomic interval GGTTTTTTGTGAAAGTCCAGCATTTTTATATTCCAGGTTTTTACTTTTTTTGTTTTTATAAATTCTGTGCTTAGTGTGATGTCTACTGCTATGCAAAGATCTGTGTTTGGGTTTAGTCCGGATTTTAGATCTTCGAACAGGTTTTTATTTCTATATGGTGTTTCTATAAAAATTTGTGCCTGATCGGAGTTTAACGATCTTCTTTCGTATTCTTTAATAGCTTTTTTTCTATCGTGTTTGTCGATCGGTAAATAGCCGTTAAATGCAAAGCTTTGACCGTTCATGCCTGAGGCCAGCATAGCCATGAGAATTGATGATGGTCCCACAAGTGGTACTACCTGAATTCCTTTTTCGTGGGCGATGTGTGCTATATCCGCACCGGGATCGGCTATTCCGGGAGTTCCTGCTTCGGACATTAATCCAATATCTTTTCCTTCTTTAACCGTGCTTAAAAACCCCGAATACTCTATAGCTTCGGTTCTCTTGTCTAAAACATGAAATTTAAGGGCAGACTGATCTTTCGAAGGGCAAATTTTTTTGATAAATCTGCGGGCAGTTTTTTCGTTTTCCACAATGTATTCATCAAGTTTTTCGACAGTATCGAAAACCGATTGTGGTAAGACTTCTTTTGGATCGTTATTGCCCAGTGGTACAGGTATGAAGTATATTTTTCCGTTTGCAGACATGCTTTTGTGGTTTAATGCTCTAATGGTTTAATGTTCTAATGATTTAATGATCTAATGTTTGTTATATGTTGAGTTTTTTGCCTTTGACATAATCTTTGTTATTTCAATTGATTCTTTTATTAGTCTTTCCAATTCATCATGATCATTTTATAAATCAGCATCTTTGATTACTTCCAGCCAGTATTCAGATTCGTCAGATTCTTCTACCACAATACATATTTTACTGAAAAATTCATTTTTGGATCTTGCTTCACATGCTTCTCTTTAATTTGCACCGGTTGATGTTGCTGATTTTATCAGTTGGTATGTGATAACAGATGAAGCTTTACCAACTTTTAGAGAATCACAAAAGTTGATAATATCAACAGCGAACTTTTTAGTTCTTTCTCTCATTTTTTCAATAAAAATTTCTTTCTCAGTCATAATAATTATGGGTTGTTTGCTATTTTATCATTGACACATTAACACATTGACTCATTAACACATTGTAAATTTACAATTTCTCCAAAATCTTATCAGTAGCTTCATCGAGCATAGCATAAACGTGACTAAATCCGTGTTCTCCTCCCCAGTAAGGATCGGGGACATCGATATTTTCACCGGGATGAAGTTCGTTCATTATCATAAATATTTTGTTTCGCTGTTCTTGGGTTTTGGCCATAGTTTTTAGGTTGTTGTAATTTGTTTCGTCCATAGCGTATATGTGATCGTACTTGTCGAAATCGGCTGCAACAATTTTTCTGGCTCTTTGACTGCTAATATCAATATTGTTTTTTTTGGCAATAGCCATCGATCTGTTATCGGGAAGTTCGCCACTATGGTAGTCATCAATACCTGCCGAATCAACAATGATATCATCATCAACTTTAGATTTCAATATTCCTTCTGCCAGTGGGGAACGACAGATGTTTCCCAGACATACCATTAATATCTTTTTCGACATTCTTGTTTATTTTTTGTTTGATGGCAAAGGTAGGGTTTAATGATTTAATGCTCTAGTGATTTAATGCTTCAATGATAATGATCAGGGAGGGATAGGAGTGACAGCTTTTTTGATGTAAAGTTTAAGAAGCTTAGCCAATGAGAGCGACCCCGGGAGCTCCTCAATGGCTTTAGCTGAATAACTTTACGACAAAAAACTATAACGGATAGCCCGTTAAGCCTGTCCGCTTTGGAGTTTCAATCGGTGTATAGCAATTGAGGAAGGCGGACAGGCGAGCCTGCCAAAAAACACAAATTCTGTTTACAATAAAAATCGGGAGGTTTGTCATTCAGTGTTTGTGTTTGTCATGTATAGCCTTTAGTGATTATAAATAAGGAGGGCTAATTAGTAATTTTGGAATCTCAAACAAATGTATGTATTGCAGATGATAAAGAAAATTACTTTCCATATAGCATTTTTGGCGGCATTGATTTATGCGTTTACTTCGTGTCAGAAATATTATGATAAAACATATGAAGATTACGATTTTGTTAAGCTCAAATATGATAATGAGGTTGATTTTTCGAGATATAAAACTTATACATTGGTCGACTCTATAGCCTTTGTGCGCGATACAGTATACAATGGAGAAAATGGCTATCCGGATTTTAATATCGACATGGATAAAAATACAAACGGTGAGTATTCTAAATCTGTTATTGCAAAGGTTAGGGAGAATTTAAACAGAATGGGGTTGAATGAGCTTCCTGAAGGGAGTGGAGAAATACCTGATTTGTGTGTTAATATTTCTTCGATGACATTAAAGCAGGTTAGCAGTTATACCTGGTTTCCGAATGATATTTACAATCCGTGGTGGGGAGGTGGTTCTCATTGGAATAACGACTATACCTGGGGGGTGACAAATTATTACGCATCGAATAACGGGATGTTGTCGATAGATATGTTTGATGTATTGAATGCCATGCGTTTAAGAGATGGAAAGATGGAGGTGAAGTCGTTGTGGCGAGGCAGTTTTGAAGGTATTGTAGGCCCAACTTCTGAATCGTACACACAAAGAGTGTTGGGTGGAGTACAGGATATTTTCGATTACGAAGGGGCATTTTAGTTAACGAGGACAGAAATAGATATAAAATATTTACAGTATAAAATTTAACAGATGCAATACTTATATATAGTAATATTCTTTGTTGTATTGGCACAAAGCGCATTTGGGCAACAGTACTATTCTGATAATAGTGACTATGGGTCAACAATTGGAGTTAATAGGCCGGAGAACGAAGGCAATAAGGGGAAATTATCAATGGGCTTTAATTATAACATTGCAAAACCGAAAGGAGACTTCGAAAATTATATCAGTGCCAATTCTTTGACCGGAGCTTCAATTGATTTGACGTATTTTGCAACAGAAAATTTGTCGCTTGGAGTAATGGCCGGATATCAGTATTTTACGGAAAAACAGGAGGATGTAGTTACTTACGGTGATGACGGGTTTTGGAAAGGAACACAATTCAGAAATGTATTTGCAGTACCTGTTTTGGCAAAGGCGGATTATCATTTTATAAATAAAAGTTCATTTTCTGCTTATGTAGGCAGTGGAGCAGGGGTAGCATTGATCAGGAAAGAAATAGAAGTCAGTAAATATATATCCGTAGAATCGGGTGCTAAATTTATGCTTAAACCGGAGATGGGAGTAATGTTAAAGATCTATGAAAATATTTTCATAAATATAGGAGTAGATTACAACCATATATTTAACGCCGGTTCGGAAGGTGATTTGGGATATATGGGAGCTGCTGTTGGGCTTGTAATACGATAAGTGTAATATTGCAGAGCAATAAAAAAATAAAATAAATATTATGTCAGGGTACTGAAAATATGCAGGTTATAAGGCGGGTTTTTGAAGGTGAAAAGTTGAAGGAAATATTTTACGTAAAAAGGCTTTAATTATTGAAAAAACGTTTTATATTTGCACCCGCAATCAGGAAATAAAATGCCTGACAGACCAAGCTTTGGAGAAGTGGCAGAGTGGTCGAATGCACTGGTCTTGAAAACCAGCGAGGGTCACACCTCCGGGGGTTCGAATCCCTCCTTCTCCGCAAAAGAAAATCCTGTTTAGCTTTGCTAAACGGGATTTTTTGTTTTCAAAGGCGTCGAAAATATATTTTCGTAAGTGTTTGAAAACAAAAAATCCCAAGAAATGCGACAGCATTTCAGGGTTTTCTTTTGTAGGATCTCCCCACCGGGATCACGAAGCGACAGCCGAGTAATCCTATTTCCTTACTGAGGGTTTCTTTTTTAGGGCACTGAATAGGGGGCTAAAATAGTACAAGTATATTTTTCATTTTAATGCACTCACTTCATATATTCTTGCCAAATAACTAAAATATATTTTGAATACCCATTTTCCATTTTCTCCATAAAACCATATTCATAGCAAAATAGATAAAGGTTATTATTCTTTGCTTTCCAATAATGAGTGAAGTATTTGGGATTAAAACCTTCTTCGATAAGTTTGTTTTTTCTTACAGTAGCTTTTCCTGCTTTATTGTAACTTTTTAGAATACGTCTATTACTTTTTAATATTCTATCTATTTCACTAAATTTATTATCTCCTTTTTCTAAGTTTCGTTTATAATGGTATGATGATTTACAGTATTCTGAACAAAATTTCTTGTCAATTCTTCCTTCTAAAATATCATTACATTCCAAACATCTTCTTTTCTTTAGTTTATCTCTTTCCATATATTGATAATTTCACAAGTACTTAAAAATATACCCGTAGATTACACGAATACCTATACGTATAAATATACGACTATATTTGTATATAGCTCTGATTTTGATTAGTTTAACATCAAATTTTAATTATCGTGGAAAATAACATATACAACATCACTTTAAGGCATGTAATCATTGATAATAAGCAAATGATTGGTATTACATACTTAAATAATCCCACTTTGGATAGCATTGTAAAAGCAATGGATGGTATTAAATGGAGTGAACAGTACAAGACTTTTTATCTATTAAATACGAACGAGAATTTAACAAAAATATTTATGGCTTTTAAAGGTATTGCGTGGGTTAACTGCAAGTATTTTTT from Bacteroidota bacterium carries:
- a CDS encoding SAM-dependent methyltransferase, whose amino-acid sequence is MSANGKIYFIPVPLGNNDPKEVLPQSVFDTVEKLDEYIVENEKTARRFIKKICPSKDQSALKFHVLDKRTEAIEYSGFLSTVKEGKDIGLMSEAGTPGIADPGADIAHIAHEKGIQVVPLVGPSSILMAMLASGMNGQSFAFNGYLPIDKHDRKKAIKEYERRSLNSDQAQIFIETPYRNKNLFEDLKSGLNPNTDLCIAVDITLSTEFIKTKKVKTWNIKMLDFHKKP
- a CDS encoding low molecular weight protein-tyrosine-phosphatase encodes the protein MSKKILMVCLGNICRSPLAEGILKSKVDDDIIVDSAGIDDYHSGELPDNRSMAIAKKNNIDISSQRARKIVAADFDKYDHIYAMDETNYNNLKTMAKTQEQRNKIFMIMNELHPGENIDVPDPYWGGEHGFSHVYAMLDEATDKILEKL
- a CDS encoding DUF4136 domain-containing protein, translated to MIKKITFHIAFLAALIYAFTSCQKYYDKTYEDYDFVKLKYDNEVDFSRYKTYTLVDSIAFVRDTVYNGENGYPDFNIDMDKNTNGEYSKSVIAKVRENLNRMGLNELPEGSGEIPDLCVNISSMTLKQVSSYTWFPNDIYNPWWGGGSHWNNDYTWGVTNYYASNNGMLSIDMFDVLNAMRLRDGKMEVKSLWRGSFEGIVGPTSESYTQRVLGGVQDIFDYEGAF
- a CDS encoding OmpW family outer membrane protein, whose amino-acid sequence is MQYLYIVIFFVVLAQSAFGQQYYSDNSDYGSTIGVNRPENEGNKGKLSMGFNYNIAKPKGDFENYISANSLTGASIDLTYFATENLSLGVMAGYQYFTEKQEDVVTYGDDGFWKGTQFRNVFAVPVLAKADYHFINKSSFSAYVGSGAGVALIRKEIEVSKYISVESGAKFMLKPEMGVMLKIYENIFINIGVDYNHIFNAGSEGDLGYMGAAVGLVIR